In Labrus mixtus chromosome 13, fLabMix1.1, whole genome shotgun sequence, a single genomic region encodes these proteins:
- the si:ch211-67e16.4 gene encoding uncharacterized protein si:ch211-67e16.4, which translates to MDISIAVSLIRGQMGTVVEQAVNGAVETVLAEMLKVVGVKFEELKGQVAHMKRDIAVLQREKALKEKENDNIKAKLRYTELKLKYYRQGVEEELQQRATSSNLVRIHPSSYLPSQRGGASVSSSETSPSCSTQTRTNDGSLTRNNQEFPSPHTKRRHSAKARCHSEVSPSDPIELQLAASLPVNTPAESVDSSTVLFSPTEQDTPRSQDDDQEDCEWSITVEPFPEAADDAVDPPHVQTLNLDSEQQQSGGAGSLSPDGSTHADSSTLPSATPQVKQEPQQQQQQEVICIKEEPEEEQEVTAALLLDCQEQQSHPPESEIKSSDWSEHQENQRSQISAFSTNSYLMATPASSLQPIIPPRQSDQHPWTNDLSLYEEYKMRRNELRRMNLNRRRELEKMLPQPLLADLVRERREKTRLRVARWRAKRKLQAGLNQIQAEGGAVGLSPNGFPISSQQQQQLREPCAASSSAQQRQSSLLPPSSSFLNNSLPFIPSSSSSSSLSSALHLSGSSMALHQHTVTSSSSSSSYPQQVGLSQHDISLIDSDIIQCRV; encoded by the exons ATGGATATCAGCATCGCCGTGTCACTGATTCGAGGTCAGATGGGCACCGTGGTGGAGCAGGCGGTGAACGGAGCGGTGGAGACGGTGCTGGCTGAGATGCTCAAAGTGGTCGGAGTGAAATTCGAGGAACTGAAAGGCCAAGTGGCTCACATGAAGAGGGACATCGCGGTGCTGCAGAGGGAGAAGGCcctcaaagagaaagagaacgaCAACATTAAAGCCAAGCTGCGCTACACGGAGCTGAAGCTGAAGTACTACCGCcagggagtggaggaggagctTCAGCAGAGAGCCACGTCGTCCAATCTGGTCCGTATCCATCCGTCATCGTACCTTCCTTCACAGAGAGGGGGTGCGAGCGTTTCCTCCTCGGAGACCTCTCCGTCATGCTCGACTCAGACCAGGACCAACGACGGATCACTGACCAGAAACAATCAAG AATTCCCGTCTCCACACACCAAGAGGAGGCATTCAGCCAAAGCTCGCTGTCACTCAGAAGTTTCCCCCTCAGACCCGATTGAGCTGCAGCTGGCGGCCTCGCTCCCTGTGAACACACCTGCAGAGTCTGTGGACAGCAGCACAG TTTTGTTCTCTCCCACCGAGCAAGACACGCCTCGGAGCCAGGATGACGATCAGGAGGATTGTGAGTGGAGCATCACCGTGGAGCCGTTCCCAGAAGCTGCGGACGATGCCGTGGACCCTCCTCATGTCCAGACTCTAAATCTGGactctgagcagcagcagtcaggAGGAGCTGGCTCTCTGTCCCCGGATGGATCCACCCACGCTGATAGCTCCACTCTGCCCTCTGCTACCCCACAG gtgaagcaggagccccagcagcagcagcagcaggaggtgaTCTGCATTAAAGAGGAGccagaggaggaacaggaagtgacagcTGCCCTGCTGCTGGACTGCCAAGAGCAGCAGAGTCATCCTCCAGAGTCCGAG ATCAaaagctctgattggtcagaacaTCAAGAAAACCAAAGGAGTCAAATTTCAGCCTTCAGCACAAACTCAT ATCTGATGGCGACGCCGGCGTCCTCCCTTCAGCCCATCATCCCCCCTCGCCAGTCAGATCAACATCCCTGGACCAACGACCTCAGCCTTTATGAAGAGTACAAAATGCGCAGGAACGAACTCCGTCGGATGAACCTGAACAGACGACGGGAGCTCGAGAAGATGCTGCCTCAGCCTCTGCTGGCCGACCTG GTGCGAGAGCGTCGAGAGAAGACCAGGTTGAGGGTCGCCAGATGGAGGGCAAAGAGGAAACTCCAGGCGGGTCTGAACCAGATTCAG gctGAAGGTGGTGCTGTAGGTCTTTCTCCGAATGGCTTCCCCAtcagcagccagcagcagcagcagctcagagagCCTTGTG CTGCCTCCTCCAGCGctcagcagagacagagctcCCTGCTGCCTCCGTCCAGCAGCTTCCTCAACAACAGTCTACCCTTCataccctcctcctcctcctcctcctccttgtcttcTGCTCTCCACCTGAGTGGCTCCAGCATGGCTCTTCATCAGCACACTGTcacatcatcatcgtcatcctcTTCATACCCGCAGCAGGTCGGCCTATCACAGCACGACATCTCTCTGATAGACTCTGATATCATCCAGTGCCGTGTTTAA